A region from the Aegilops tauschii subsp. strangulata cultivar AL8/78 chromosome 5, Aet v6.0, whole genome shotgun sequence genome encodes:
- the LOC141022921 gene encoding uncharacterized protein, translating into MLFVLVIDTLNTLLQFAVQSGILKPLTRGHAPSSVSLFADDVIIFCHPDRAELATINSLLDRFGTASGLRTNFAKCLAAPIQCPGDTASTVSATLACPVVPFPIQYLGLPLSLRKVPTSHLLPLIEKLARKLATWKAALLNRGEQLNLVWQV; encoded by the coding sequence ATGCTATTCGTGCTGGTCATCGACACGCTCAACACGCTGCTCCAGTTCGCCGTCCAATCCGGGATTCTCAAGCCACTGACGCGCGGGCATGCTCCGTCAAGCGTATCTCTCTTCGCTGACGACGTGATTATCTTCTGCCATCCCGATAGGGCCGAGCTTGCCACGATCAACTCTCTGCTTGATCGTTTTGGCACTGCTTCGGGCTTGCGCACCAACTTCGCAAAGTGCCTCGCTGCTCCAATCCAGTGCCCCGGTGACACCGCGAGCACCGTCAGCGCCACCCTCGCTTGCCCGGTGGTGCCCTTCCCCATCCAATACCTAGGCCTCCCGCTCTCGCTCAGGAAAGTTCCCACCTCTCACTTGCTGCCCCTGATCGAGAAGCTCGCCCGCAAGCTCGCCACCTGGAAAGCTGCCTTGCTCAACCGTGGCGAGCAACTCAATCTGGTCTGGCAAGTTTGA